From the Deinococcus aquaticus genome, one window contains:
- a CDS encoding S8 family serine peptidase: MTRTVSFLGLLTLTLLTACSDTQSVPTVSGSAERFAQVALVPLQAGDTPGSVARALDGTILEWNDCISGQCSALVGLNQRPGILSAQALGPLRGRDVSIESNRDVFKGGTLLANMGGKISMWAGGKISMWAGGKISMWAGGKISMWAGGTYAALPENTGLWQKIGLEEGQGLAPQLGAGVTVAVIDSGIDLQHPAFQGSLSAPDTWRDFYADDAAPQEEGVFGEGAYGHGTNVAGIVLQVAPAAKIMPLRVLGADGSGDVVMVAQAIDWAVTRGADVINLSLGSGESSRVVDRALERAAASGVLVISSAGNENAPAITYPASAASRKGLDGTSVSVGSVDLTDLKSGFSNYALNLKMVAPGENVYAPAPDGQMAAWSGTSMAAPMVSGSVALALGAGADRKELAKKITDKAHDVYKDGANAPYDGQLGKKGRLDLPAFLNEVLD; the protein is encoded by the coding sequence GTGACCCGTACTGTTTCCTTTCTCGGCCTGCTGACCCTGACCCTCCTCACCGCCTGCTCCGACACTCAGTCTGTTCCGACCGTTTCCGGCAGCGCGGAACGTTTCGCGCAAGTTGCCCTCGTTCCCCTTCAGGCGGGAGATACGCCCGGCAGCGTGGCCCGGGCCCTAGACGGCACCATTCTGGAATGGAACGATTGCATCTCCGGGCAGTGCAGCGCCCTGGTCGGCCTGAACCAGCGGCCCGGCATCCTGAGCGCGCAGGCGCTGGGGCCTCTGAGAGGGCGGGACGTATCTATCGAGTCAAACCGTGACGTCTTCAAGGGCGGCACCCTGCTCGCCAACATGGGCGGCAAGATCTCCATGTGGGCCGGCGGGAAGATCTCCATGTGGGCAGGTGGCAAAATCTCCATGTGGGCGGGCGGGAAGATCTCGATGTGGGCCGGCGGCACGTACGCCGCACTTCCGGAAAACACCGGGCTGTGGCAGAAGATCGGCCTGGAAGAAGGTCAGGGCCTCGCGCCGCAGTTGGGAGCGGGCGTGACGGTGGCTGTGATCGACTCGGGCATCGACCTGCAGCACCCGGCCTTCCAGGGGTCCCTGAGCGCCCCGGACACTTGGCGGGACTTCTACGCCGACGACGCGGCGCCGCAGGAAGAAGGTGTGTTCGGTGAGGGTGCGTACGGGCACGGCACGAACGTGGCCGGCATCGTGCTGCAGGTCGCGCCCGCCGCGAAGATCATGCCGCTGCGCGTGCTCGGCGCGGACGGCTCCGGGGACGTGGTCATGGTCGCGCAGGCCATCGACTGGGCCGTCACCAGGGGCGCGGACGTGATCAACCTCAGCCTGGGCAGCGGCGAGTCCTCCAGGGTGGTGGACCGCGCGCTGGAACGCGCCGCCGCCAGTGGCGTCCTGGTCATCTCCTCCGCCGGAAACGAGAACGCTCCGGCCATCACGTACCCGGCCTCAGCCGCCAGCCGCAAGGGCCTGGACGGCACCAGCGTCAGCGTGGGCAGCGTGGACCTGACGGACCTGAAATCCGGGTTCTCGAACTACGCGCTCAACCTGAAGATGGTCGCGCCCGGCGAGAACGTGTACGCACCCGCCCCGGACGGTCAGATGGCCGCGTGGAGCGGGACGTCCATGGCCGCCCCGATGGTCTCGGGCAGCGTGGCGCTCGCACTGGGGGCCGGGGCCGACCGCAAGGAACTCGCCAAGAAGATCACAGACAAGGCGCACGATGTGTACAAAGACGGCGCGAACGCACCCTACGACGGACAACTGGGCAAGAAAGGTCGCCTGGACCTCCCGGCCTTCCTGAACGAAGTGCTGGACTGA
- a CDS encoding HD domain-containing phosphohydrolase, with amino-acid sequence MSPERNQEALQAAWTSISSLLESDPAQAVLAAQACLDRTTGQAVRQQDALRTRLLLGRAQHAAAHLAEATATLRAVAGGARALHDPPLEAEALAALGKLLLDAGDLQEAAESLSRALHLTEQRASLLGVRAAALNHLAVVRHQQGQVTEALNLLQQALGLREQEGNVTGQIHCLTNIGIIQMWFGQYREAVVTLMSAHRLYQTLPVNLKLETPILHNLAHVHSANGDNDLATEVMDTAYQSAVASRDVRMQAMASLNRGMFLLESGRTDESQDSLQLALDLSRTASYQIIEMHALDGLGTLYLQTGALENAGCVIRQALDLAVQTGSQQAELEARLQLGKLHSRQGDLNAARRELQLALQQAVDVQSLKEEGAAHEYLTDVLRAAGEWDLAVTHGKAALRVERELFNAERDRHTQNLNVQFEVTRARYETDLYRLRTEVEREGRESAERLVRERTAELAQAQQEVVTRLAMAAEYRDDTTGEHTRRVGRMAALIALALGWPPEQAGVLSIAARLHDVGKIGIPDSVLLKTSTLEPEEFQQMQTHTLIGARILSGGRSELLRMAEEIARTHHERWDGSGYPSGLRGNEIPVTGRIVAVADVFDALTQARPYKVAWTPTEAAEEIRRQRGTHFDPLVVDIALPLLLEPRPAPTLADDDTVSLTQEDANHVLNVFEQLLIERTRELEQARQEALQLAAHMENMALTDSLTGLGNRRAFELNLEQWLDRGARDRMEFTVVSLDLDGLKGINDLYGHARGDEYLRCFAQALNESFGALGPVYRIGGDEFAALASTPLNPLMLGRLMDEVEQAVSARGFPGAAASSGSAVYPQDAQKAGELLHLSDHRMYEVKLSRRSAQS; translated from the coding sequence TTGTCCCCTGAACGGAATCAGGAGGCGCTGCAGGCGGCCTGGACGTCCATCTCGTCCCTGCTGGAAAGCGATCCGGCGCAGGCGGTCCTGGCCGCGCAGGCGTGCCTGGACCGGACCACCGGGCAGGCCGTCCGCCAGCAGGACGCGCTCCGGACGCGGCTGCTGCTGGGCCGCGCGCAGCACGCCGCAGCGCACCTGGCGGAAGCGACCGCGACCCTGCGCGCCGTTGCGGGCGGAGCGCGGGCCCTGCACGACCCGCCCCTGGAAGCGGAAGCGCTCGCTGCCCTGGGGAAACTGCTGCTGGACGCCGGGGACCTTCAGGAAGCGGCGGAGAGCCTGAGCCGGGCGCTGCACCTGACCGAGCAACGGGCGTCCCTGCTGGGCGTGCGGGCCGCGGCGCTCAATCACCTCGCAGTCGTCCGGCACCAGCAGGGGCAGGTGACCGAGGCGCTGAACCTGCTGCAACAGGCGCTGGGTCTGCGCGAACAGGAAGGGAACGTCACGGGGCAGATTCACTGCCTGACCAACATCGGCATCATCCAGATGTGGTTCGGGCAGTACCGGGAGGCGGTCGTGACCCTCATGTCCGCCCACAGGCTGTACCAGACGCTGCCCGTGAACCTGAAGCTCGAAACGCCGATCCTGCATAACCTCGCGCACGTGCACAGCGCCAACGGGGACAACGACCTGGCGACCGAGGTGATGGACACCGCGTACCAGTCGGCCGTCGCGTCCCGCGACGTGCGCATGCAGGCCATGGCCAGCCTGAACCGCGGCATGTTCCTGCTGGAATCGGGCCGCACCGACGAGTCGCAGGACTCGCTGCAACTGGCGCTGGATCTCAGCCGCACCGCCAGTTACCAGATCATCGAGATGCACGCCCTGGACGGCCTGGGCACCCTGTACCTGCAGACCGGCGCGCTGGAGAACGCCGGCTGCGTCATTCGGCAGGCGCTGGACCTCGCGGTGCAGACCGGGTCACAGCAGGCGGAGCTGGAGGCGCGGCTGCAACTGGGCAAACTCCACTCCAGGCAGGGGGACCTGAACGCCGCGCGCCGGGAACTGCAACTGGCGCTGCAACAGGCGGTCGACGTGCAGTCCCTGAAGGAGGAAGGTGCGGCGCACGAATACCTGACGGACGTGCTGCGCGCCGCCGGCGAGTGGGACTTGGCCGTCACGCACGGGAAAGCGGCGCTGCGGGTCGAGCGGGAACTGTTCAACGCGGAGCGGGACCGGCACACGCAGAACCTGAACGTGCAGTTCGAGGTGACGCGCGCCCGTTATGAAACGGACCTGTACCGCTTGCGCACCGAGGTGGAACGCGAGGGCCGCGAGAGCGCCGAGCGGCTGGTCCGGGAACGCACTGCGGAACTCGCGCAGGCGCAGCAGGAGGTCGTGACCCGCCTCGCGATGGCCGCCGAGTACCGGGACGACACGACCGGCGAGCACACCCGCCGCGTCGGCCGGATGGCCGCGCTGATCGCGCTGGCACTGGGCTGGCCGCCGGAACAGGCGGGCGTACTGAGCATCGCGGCGCGCCTGCACGACGTGGGGAAAATCGGTATTCCCGACAGCGTGCTCCTGAAAACCAGCACCCTGGAACCCGAGGAGTTCCAGCAGATGCAGACGCACACGCTGATCGGCGCGCGGATCCTGTCGGGCGGCCGCTCCGAACTGCTGCGCATGGCCGAGGAGATCGCCCGCACGCACCATGAACGCTGGGACGGCAGCGGGTACCCGTCCGGGCTGCGCGGCAACGAGATTCCGGTCACGGGGCGGATCGTGGCCGTCGCGGACGTGTTCGACGCGCTCACGCAGGCGCGGCCCTACAAGGTGGCCTGGACGCCGACCGAGGCGGCCGAGGAGATCCGCCGACAGCGCGGCACGCATTTTGACCCACTGGTGGTGGATATCGCCTTGCCCCTGCTGCTCGAGCCCCGCCCGGCGCCCACCCTAGCAGATGACGACACGGTCAGCCTGACCCAGGAAGATGCCAATCACGTTCTGAACGTCTTCGAGCAACTGCTGATCGAACGGACCCGTGAACTGGAACAGGCGCGTCAGGAGGCCCTGCAACTCGCGGCGCACATGGAAAACATGGCCCTGACCGATAGCCTGACCGGTCTCGGGAACCGCCGCGCGTTCGAGTTGAACCTCGAGCAGTGGCTGGACCGGGGCGCGCGTGACCGGATGGAATTCACGGTGGTGTCCCTGGACCTCGACGGACTCAAGGGCATCAACGACCTGTACGGGCACGCGCGGGGCGACGAGTACCTGCGCTGCTTCGCGCAGGCGCTTAATGAATCGTTCGGGGCGCTGGGACCCGTCTACCGGATCGGCGGGGATGAGTTCGCGGCGCTGGCCTCCACGCCTCTGAATCCACTGATGCTGGGCCGCCTGATGGATGAGGTCGAGCAGGCCGTCTCGGCACGCGGTTTTCCCGGCGCGGCGGCCAGCTCGGGGTCCGCCGTCTACCCGCAGGACGCACAGAAAGCCGGGGAACTGCTGCACCTGAGCGACCACCGGATGTACGAGGTCAAACTGTCCCGCCGCAGCGCCCAGTCGTAA